Within the Syngnathoides biaculeatus isolate LvHL_M chromosome 13, ASM1980259v1, whole genome shotgun sequence genome, the region aaaaaaattgtaatgggGAAACACGCTTAGGTTTTCAAACCTTTCTCTTTTCAACTGGCATTcaggaacggattgcggtcgaggaccgaggcaccactgtatgttGGAAGGGATTTGAGGTTCATGTAGGACTTCACCACCATCATGTAGTATTTAGGTCCAAATAAACTATGTTTAGGTGAATCTAGGAGCTTCTTATACGGCGTTGCCTCTTTCTTGGGCTATTTTGGAAGCAATTAacaatgttgaagtgagttgtaAATCTTTGTGTGATTGTTTTGCAACCGCCATCGTGTGGCATCATGGTGCCAAGGGTCTATGTTGAAGTGAACTGAGGAGCTGCATGTTATGTTTTGCATCTTGTGGAAGCAGTTTTAATCCTTTTAAGTGTGAGGTCTGAATTTCTATACTTATTTTCGCTATCCCTGTTCACTGTGTAGTTTCAGTTACCTGGACAAGTATTATTAATTCTTGAGAGCCTGGGCAGATTATAATGATACAGCATCACATGgaggcaatttgaaatttgattggaccaaaaaaaaaaaaaaaaaaaaattaaatcacataCTGGGAGCAGTGCAGCCAAGAGAAACATGACCAAGTGAGTGGTACAGACTTTAGGgaataaatgaaatcagttCTACGgaacaaatattcaaatttacCGGTAGGTTGTATTATAAATGTGGCATAATTCTTCTTCTAGAGTGTAGGCCAGCATAGAATGTCTACCGGTAATTTGATTTTACCTGCGGTGGTTTGCCTCTGTGTCGTAACGTGGTCGGATGTCTCACGATCAATTCAAcctcctcatcctcttcctctGCTGCCCCTCGACCACGCAGCGTTTCTGTTAGCGTTGTAAAGACAGCATTCAGTCGCAGCCGGCACACAAACTTGTCCTCAAGTTCCATCTGCTGCGCTCACCGTGAAGTCTCTGGCACCCCGAGGTGAGCACCAGGATGGTAATGGCAACAAACAGACAGCGGTTGAGCGTGACGTTTTCCCAAGGTGTCTCAATCTGGCTCAAATTTTGCATGGACAAGGCTTTTTGGACAGGaactgaagttaaaaaaaaaaaagaaaaagggagagAGACATTAGTTTTAATAATGTCAGTTCGAGAAGAAATACCACAAAGACTCACATTTCCTGGGAGCTCTTGGGTCCATGTGCAAAGTCTTTGGTTCTACTTTTGGTGGCGGAGGAACTGCAGACATTTCCTACCGCAGttataatataatacatattgtgtaataaggaaaaaaagacaaacatacatatgtatgtatagcAAAATGGTTATCTACTTACCTCTCTAACTTTCCTGCTTACGTACATTTCTACAACCACAAACAAAACAGGATTCATTTCAGGCAGGCAAAGTAAGTCCATTCAAAGCAATTCTGTCAAATACTGATATACAAAACATCACGTTTGTTGATCATTTATCAATGTTAAGATGTTGGGTATACATAATGTGTAAAATCAGAAAAGAATAGCAATAACGAGCATCAAAACAGCTATTTAACTAACTATCAGGTGCTCATTggagcagcatggtggatcagctagcaaagcgttggcctcacagttctgaggacccgggctcaatcccgtccctgcctgtgtggagtttgcatgttcttcccgtgcctgcgtgggtttcctccgggcactcctatttcctcccacatcccaaaaacatgcaacattaattggacactgtaaattgcccctaggtgtgattgtgagtgcggctgtttgtctcgatgtgccctgcgattggctggcaaacagttcagggtgtaccccgcctcctgcctgttcacagctgggatgggctccagcactcctgcaacccttgtgaggataagcggctaagaaaatggatgaatggatgtgtgctcattggaattattttattgtaattacaCTTCATTGTACCACATTTTTGGAGATGCTGGGaggattatatttttatttatttatccttttatagtgacattttcaaaattttatgaTGCTGGTCGACGTCAAGATGTAAAgcattcccccctccccccaaagtAAATCATATAAATGCatttaatctgttccaggcACAAATGATCTCCCATCAGAAAACCTTGCCTTGCCTTTTAAAAGGTTAGATCCATTAGGGATCACACTCGCAAAAATAGTATTTCATAATCTAGTGCACAAAAAAAGCCTTGCTACTAAAAGTGCATGTTCTCTGCTTTTCCGGGCTCCTTCAGAGAAACGTTCCGTGAGATTTAGGCTAATTGTTCCTGTCGGAGAAGCGGAATGAATCATGCACGAAGCGTCTCTGTAGGACAACTTGGACGCATTATCACCATGTCGTATTAGACAAGGGATCGTGTTTCAGTTGCTTGTATAGGTATTTATAATTGCTTTTATAATATACAATGCTTTATAGCCACGACTGGAGACATATTTTACTGCATGTGCAGACATCACAGattttgtgcatgtgcgtgcaGCTGTTTGCGTGCGTCACCACCTGGTTGCCGGGTCTGTCGAACAGGCTTCTGCGGAGGAGGATCTTCTCCTGGTGGCCCTAACTCCTCTTCAAATGTCTCATAGCTTTCCTCCATGCCtttcctgtgacaaaaatggcaCAAAGGGATTGaacatgtcaaaataaaaatagcctTTAGGAAAACATaccttgtggattttttttttttttttgatagctgtacagttttgtcaacatttttccattttgaccATAATGTTTACAATTGGCGGCAAATGTTAACACACCCTGTACTTTAAGTAGTGTCCGATACCTGATAAATCTACGTAGTAACcaagtatttgtattgtatttggcTCTAAGTGCATCGTCTTACTAAATTGAAATCACAGAATCGCAATGTCCAGATTTCCAATTTGCGTGAAAATAAAATTCTCCGCCGACCTTcacatttacattaaaatgCTGCGAGGTCCTTTTGACATTTCATGACACTGAGTTAATGTCCTAGCACCACTATAAATAGATGCGAGGAAAAATCCCCGCACGACGGATCCACGTAACACAAAAGAAGACAAACCGGTCCTATCATAGAATGTTGAGGTCTAACCTTTGACCCGCAGTGAAGGAAAGACCTACCTGACCCGACATCCGGGGGTCCCAGAGCTGCGTTGGGGGACCTTTGTCGCAGGGTTGTTGTTCCTCCGGAGAGGAGGCGGCACAATGTGAACGGCTCTGACGGCCAGGAACAGGTGCAGgagaacacaaaaaacaaaaaatagaaagCACGGCGAGTCGAGCGAGAGGCGTCGACAGACGCCGTGTTGACATCACCGTGTGCCGCGCGGCCGGCAAATCACAACGCTGGGGCCTGGCTGAGCGGGAGAGAGGAGGCCGTGGACCACCAAGAAAATCACACTACAGTACAGCCATCCACTCATTTTCCAAAGCGCTCGTCGTTATGGGTCATAGAGGATACCGGAGCCCATCGTTGCTGATTGGGCAAGTGGACCCTGGACCAGGTTGCCAGCCCAATGCAGGGCACGTATTGACAAACGACTATTTACACTCACATCGACTTTCATGGACTATTCAGTGTTTCCAGTTAACCTACGaagtaacaaacaaaaaatactacGTGATTGAGTAGTTTTactaatgacattttatttttactcctcATATTTACAGCACATATCTGTACTTTCTACACAAGTGACACAATATAAAACTATAGACAGGTAACATCAATTTGTGTGTCAGATCTTGATTCATTGATGGTTTGATTGAGCTTTAGGGAAAATGCGCCTTTTTCGTGAGTGGAATATTAATGTATATTACATTGGTatgaagattatttttttttttatatgttcaAGAAATCAAAAATCAAGAAGAGGTAATGAACATAACTCTCGAGCAGAAAAGTGACACCTCAACAGTCATGCCTTCTGCCTCTGATTGGTGGATTTTCCTCTGATGTAGTGGTTTCTTGCAAGTCCGGTGTGAcgatctgagcgctcccggtgctgaaaagtgtcCTTGTGATTATTGCGCATGGGCGtgtattttgtaaatttttgGCCATTCAGAAACATCCCAATCGATCCTGGAACATGTGCTATTTGACAACTTGTTGCCGAgtgaatatcttttttttttttttatcaacttttgttttaaggttaggttataacgtatgttagctccctgtGTGtaaaagaaggggaactatgagaccgggggatttcccagtaagcgtctgctacgtacccagagttcccctatTAGTAACGCATGctcattaatcacaagaagacgtTTAAATTTTCTCATATCCTATACGGTCAAGTCACGCTAAGCGTTTTTACCaatatgaccattttttttttttaaacttcttcaCAGTGTATAGCACTTGAGTACTTTGGCTACCTCTGCCTGAAGTAGATgtatttggaatgtgagaggaagccagagtacttGGTGACACAAgcacgaagaaaaaaaaaaaaaagcaaaatccatACAGGGATTGAAAACCTGAACCTGCAGAGCATTTTTTCACCGTACTACATAAAAATCTGTGCAAGTTAATCaggattgctgttttttttttactcaccagCAGAGTGCGGCGCTGTACTTGGAAACCCAGGTTCGAACTTCACAGCAAAAGATTTTTACCCGTGAAGTATTAGTGTTGTACTCAGAACCACACTTTCCGAGATCTAGACTTGCCCCAGCAGAACTCACTGGGACTaaaacaagaccaaagaccaaagTTTTTGTGAGTCAAAAACGAAACATTCAAACATGTctgcgacctttttttttttttttaaccaatgaaATTCTTGTAAAAGATAAATCCTTACAACGTGTAACTCCCCTTGTCTTGTGTTTAGTTTACACATTTGGTGGCTGCATTAAACAGCATTTtaacagtttcttttttttttttttttttttttttttaagttttcttccaaactgctgcttgttgccAGGTGAGTAGAGATGAGTTTGCTGCCATCATAGACAGAGCTTCTATCTCATATTTTTGCTATCTAGTCCAagcaacgacaacaacaaaaacaaaaaaacaattgtctgaACGACATTGGAAATTGTGGAATTTGTGATTAGTGAACTGCAAATCAattcacagttcctctctcacCACTCCCAGGTCACTGTAATGATGCCATAACTCGCCCTGCAATCATAATACAGTACTGTCCTCCTCTGTACAATAATGTGCAGTAATTACATCTCTTGGTTTGAGACTGTCCAGCTGTGCTTAACGCATCCCGGCTTCTGCCACGTCCGCGGGTTGCAATGCGAAACCACGTGCAAAAGAGCGACAGCCGGCTACATGGGACAGAATTTGGAAGACAACCAAAAGACAGAAACACAGGTGGTCTGGTCACATTTAAGCAGGGTTTTTATATGATTTGCTTCGCCGGCCCTCGCCAACCGCCTGACTGCACCCAGCCACGCGTGTTATCTAAAAATCAATTACTCGTTCTGTGCCTGGAACTCGTAATGAATTAGCGAAACTGCTAATCAATTTCAGATAGCGCTTTCATTTGTACTGAGTGAGGCGATGGGGTGGGGGTCAGGGGAGGGGGATGCAGGAAATAAATGTCATATCTTTAAAAGTAGTCATTCATTCTGTCAGTTATAGGAGGAACTTCACATTGGAGCCTGACAAGAGGCTTTAATGAGGCAGCGAGGAAATAGTTCCACCTCACATCTGCATCAGCTTCATTTAAAAATCTCATTTATGATGACACGCTGCTTGATTTCGAGACTCGCAgtccttttcttttatttccaaCTGATACgtgcccaacccccccccccacacacacccccaccccacctccgtGCTGTGTTTTTGCGCGAGCATGCCTTTCAGCCAGCCCCTGGTTGTCGACTGATGGAGGATAATTACAGCTATTTGACTGCAGCTTACACAGCTTGGCCTTTCTAGGAGCACTTAGAGATGGAGAACATGCCAGGCTGAAGATTGTGCCTGCGGTATGGATCCGCTGAAAATGTCACTACGCCGAATCTAAATAACGGAAAAAGTGTAGCAatctatatttgtttttgtcaaccaTTCGACTCGGATCATCGACACTACACACCAATGGTATCTTTTGTGCACATGAAAtattacaacatccatccatcccatttcatttattttcttcctcaACATAGCTGAGGGGGTGAGGTTGGCGACTCAGGTATGTGTGAGAgtttgggtacaccctggattggtcaccagcccATTGCAGGAgataattaggaaaaaaaaaaacacttacacacacattcatccaATTTTGTAACTTCTATGAACCTATAAACAcgtgcttttggaatgtgtgagtaAACCAGGGCACTCatacatacaaactccacgcaggcaggctGGCTGGAGAAAAGATTTGAACCAAGAACCTCACAACTAAACATGAATTTAATGCATTATCTGATAGAAGCGTCAAAACTCTTCTAACCCTCAAAGTTGGGAAcaacattttatccatccatccattttcttagccactgaAGACTATGTTACATtgattgtactttcattatttgcttaaatacaacaaataaggttttgtccatttgctaatcagacaaaaatgtgttttgcagcgcggcggctgtccttgatctttgtacgcagaaaaccagcTGGTGACATCCTCCTCGCCCCGGTCTTGCCATGGAGATGaatgacaccagataaggagcggagcTGTTAActcgtctaatcattggtcatctcttcctcgatccgtGAACACGCATAGGGTCCAACTCGCAAAAACctacgccgcttatcctcacaagggtaaggTAAGAGTGTGAccagaatatatgcgccgaggaagtgacttttaccgtccaTGTTAGtcagcgttagcactgtgctaacgtgttgcttctgtgttactgccgtgtcacagTTAccgataagttttttttttttttaccatcgctgtcagcgccgcgctagcgttaccaccgcgctaccgttaaactctatctgtgtaccgtctttctttgttaatatgtcgtgtttcaatgtgggcaattgcagcttttacactACTGccgcatatgtatgtaccaaatggtatttcctttacaaatgtactctgtaggccgggaattacagtacttcatttgtaacaaaaaaaagatattaaacCAAACTTGCACCTAACCAGTGGTAGCGATAGAGACAATTGACCCTGAAATTAATGCAATTGATTTTTGTTTAAGATTGTAAACAACCAAATAAAGAGATAGTCGTGCCTTTAAAACGTGGCTTAACTGTGATAAATTCCCACTGGAAGCCCAGGTAACAAACGCACAGCCTACAAACAGTTGTGCCACTTCCTGTAAGTAATTAAAGTAACTGAAACATTCCAATTTTGGTAAAGTATTTCAGCCAAAATAAAACGAATAAACcaagaaagaaagacagcagacttaatatacttttttttttgggctataTAACGTGGCGAAACATGTGCCTTGCATCACGGAAGACTTCAGCTTGCATGGAATCTTGCGCTCCAAACCAGCCCTGCTTGACCGGTTGAAACTCAAAGGTTGATTAGCCCAGTAGGTCCCGACCTCTGTGCTGCGGAAAATTGTAGATCTTAACCACAAATAATCCAACTTTGTTTATTGAGCTAAGCCAGTGAGAATGaacaggaataaaaaaatgttgacgatgaaaatgatgttttttctgTCTTCCACATCTCAGGAGGAAAATTTTGCTTTCAGGGGTTGCAAGCTTTGCCCTACACGGCTCTCAACTAATTCCCGCAGCAAGAACTGAGGGAATGAGTCAGACTCCTCTCCCCAACTTCCTTTTCTGTCCACATCTTTCCGCCCACCGGGCTGTTTGTCACTCCGTTTGccttctttcatttgttttctccaCCTCCTCTTTCATCTCCCACTTACATAATCAAAGCTGTGTGCACTGGCACTAGAGACTCGAGTCTTGGCCTCCGTCAAAAGGAACCCCCTTCGGTCTGTCTCCTTGTTTGGCGGGGCAGCCATGACAGCTGCGCACTCCAGCTCGGGCGAGTGGATACGTGCTTGCAAAATCCATCAAAGCGGCAAAGGACGAGACGCACGCACGCTccattcctcctcttctctccACTTAAGACCTCCTCGCTGACTCTCTGCCAGACCCATTTCCAAACGGCCCCTGCAACCAATCACATCATTTATTAGACCTTGTTGCGCCCCCGCATGCTGCATATTGTACACGGGCATCTACTTCGAGAGCTGCGTCACAcgaaaaaggaagaaagaaaagatcTGGATTCATAAGCATAATGCAGCACTTACAGTATTGCAGTACAGTCAGTGTTGTCTTGAGATAGAAGTTTGATTCGTTCCGTGGCATCGGTCATCATTTaaaacacaccccaaaaaaaatctgaagaataGTACGCTATAAATTGCAGTTTAGGAAGATATGTACGGTAGGAATAACATACataaaatgtagaaaattgCAACTTGGCCACCATGCTGTGTTTCATATTACCTCAGTAAGCCActgtaatattagtcatttgaTTCACAGCTGACGAATATTATGTACctttgagtattgttatattttccCTCTACATGTGTCAATGCACTGATTGAGTTTAAATATGCAATACTTAGAGACCACCACATACAGTAGATATTATTTGTTAACCTATCCATGGCATTTCCCAATATGCGTTAGCATTAGGCTAGCGTACTTGCGGTTGGTTGAAAATAACcaatgtgtaattctctttaTGTGTAGTTGGATAGTTAACGTCACCTGGTAGTGGCattaaaaatcttgaaaatttttttttttttttttttttttaagaattgtcAACTATTAGCCGAACTCCTGCTTGCTGTGAGGTGAGATGTGTTTAGTTTACTGGCACCGTACTGCACTCTTCAATCGACTTTTCCCTCCACATCCACGTACTCCAAAGATTTGGAATGTTAATGCTTATCATCGCCTAACAAGTGTAAATTTGAGAAAATCCTCACATTCCTGAGCTAGATAAGTCTTTCAAATCCCTTTTTGAGGATTAATATATAAAATCTTACCCTTGCATTTTCTTCATGATGAGAAGCGTCACTCTCGTCACTCTCCACGTAATCTTTCCCACATTCCCCTCAGCTGACACTGATAGGAGCGGTACTGCAAATGCGAAGATTCAGCTTTTGCAGTTGTCGGTTACACAGACTCACCACAAAAAAGTTGAACTCTTTGTTAGTatcaaaaactaaaataatgtatctttattcatctatgtaTGCcggtgaggcacaatgacagaacaaaaaaatcctcttctattagatgggaggaagtacatacagtaagaaatcgatccatttttggtgacatttacttttgttggtgtgccatgggatttttcaattgtaaaatatgtgcctgggctttataaaggttggaa harbors:
- the LOC133511015 gene encoding uncharacterized protein LOC133511015: MSGWLYCSVIFLVVHGLLSPAQPGPSVVICRPRGTRAVHIVPPPLRRNNNPATKVPQRSSGTPGCRVRKGMEESYETFEEELGPPGEDPPPQKPVRQTRQPEMYVSRKVREEMSAVPPPPKVEPKTLHMDPRAPRKFPVQKALSMQNLSQIETPWENVTLNRCLFVAITILVLTSGCQRLHETLRGRGAAEEEDEEVELIVRHPTTLRHRGKPPQPETTLWEVLFWWLPDLNDEDDGKRKRGAPNQSLRGLRNRPVPDKKLTKQREGTLQTRRAKKAREQHAKDKKKKEILKTPDKAEDEKLENEPLVSNIMRENKETKKKIQKEQF